Proteins found in one Cellulomonas palmilytica genomic segment:
- a CDS encoding xylulokinase, with translation MTDNVTPEGVDQPARAARIRDDIVAGRTALGIELGSTRIKACLVGPDSAPVAAGAHEWENQLVDRRWTYALEDVWAGLQAAYAALVADVEERYGVRPTTYGALGVSAMMHGYLAFDASDELLVPFRTWRNTSTGPAAAELSALLGHNIPLRWSVAHLYQAALDDEPHVPDIAFVTTLAGYVHWRLTGEKVLGIGDASGMFPIDTATRDYDATMLASFDTLVAGRGPATRLVDLLPAVRLAGEEAGRLTAEGAALLDPTGTLVAGVPLCPPEGDAGTGMVATGSVAPRTANVSVGTSIFAMVVLEKPLSQVHDELDLVTTPSGELVAMVHCNNGASELGEWAQVFGRFAAALGHPASSDDVFAALLREALEADADGGGLLAYNYLSGEPVTGLTEGRPLVVRTPDSRLTLANLMRTQVYGVFGTLALGMRVLAAEGVELDAMFAHGGLFRTEGVAQRLLAAAVDAPVAVGSAAGEGGAWGIAVLAAYLQHADRDLGTYLAQDVFRDARIDVVDPDPDDVRGFAAYLERYEAGLAVERAATEAI, from the coding sequence ATGACCGACAACGTGACGCCGGAAGGCGTCGACCAGCCGGCGCGGGCGGCGCGGATCCGGGACGACATCGTCGCGGGCCGGACGGCGCTCGGCATCGAGCTCGGCTCCACCCGCATCAAGGCGTGCCTCGTCGGACCGGACTCCGCACCGGTCGCCGCCGGCGCGCACGAGTGGGAGAACCAGCTCGTCGACCGCCGCTGGACGTACGCGCTCGAGGACGTCTGGGCCGGGCTGCAGGCCGCGTACGCCGCGCTCGTCGCGGACGTCGAGGAGCGCTACGGCGTGCGCCCGACGACGTACGGCGCGCTCGGCGTCTCCGCGATGATGCACGGCTACCTCGCGTTCGACGCGTCCGACGAGCTGCTCGTCCCGTTCCGCACGTGGCGCAACACCAGCACCGGACCCGCCGCCGCCGAGCTGTCGGCCCTGCTCGGCCACAACATCCCGCTGCGCTGGTCCGTCGCGCACCTCTACCAGGCGGCACTCGACGACGAGCCGCACGTGCCGGACATCGCGTTCGTCACGACGCTCGCGGGCTACGTGCACTGGCGCCTGACGGGCGAGAAGGTGCTCGGCATCGGCGACGCGTCCGGGATGTTCCCGATCGACACCGCCACCCGCGACTACGACGCCACGATGCTCGCGTCGTTCGACACGCTCGTCGCCGGCCGTGGCCCCGCCACCCGGCTCGTCGACCTGCTGCCCGCCGTGCGGCTCGCCGGCGAGGAGGCCGGCCGGCTCACCGCGGAGGGCGCCGCGCTGCTCGACCCGACGGGAACTCTCGTCGCGGGCGTCCCGCTGTGCCCGCCCGAGGGCGACGCCGGCACCGGCATGGTCGCGACCGGCTCGGTCGCGCCGCGCACCGCCAACGTCTCGGTCGGCACGTCGATCTTCGCGATGGTCGTGCTCGAGAAGCCGCTGTCCCAGGTGCACGACGAGCTCGACCTCGTCACGACGCCGTCCGGCGAGCTCGTCGCGATGGTGCACTGCAACAACGGCGCGAGCGAGCTCGGGGAGTGGGCGCAGGTGTTCGGCCGGTTCGCCGCGGCCCTGGGCCACCCGGCGTCGTCCGACGACGTGTTCGCCGCGCTGCTGCGCGAGGCGCTCGAGGCAGACGCCGACGGCGGCGGCCTGCTCGCCTACAACTACCTGTCCGGCGAGCCCGTCACCGGCCTGACCGAGGGGCGCCCGCTCGTCGTGCGCACGCCCGACAGCCGGCTCACGCTCGCGAACCTCATGCGCACGCAGGTGTACGGCGTGTTCGGCACGCTCGCCCTCGGCATGCGGGTGCTGGCCGCCGAGGGCGTGGAGCTCGACGCGATGTTCGCGCACGGCGGTCTGTTCCGCACCGAGGGGGTCGCGCAGCGGCTGCTCGCGGCCGCGGTCGACGCCCCTGTGGCGGTCGGCAGCGCCGCGGGCGAGGGTGGTGCCTGGGGGATCGCGGTGCTCGCCGCGTACCTGCAGCACGCGGACCGCGACCTGGGCACCTACCTCGCGCAGGACGTGTTCCGCGACGCGCGCATCGACGTCGTCGACCCGGACCCCGACGACGTGCGCGGGTTCGCCGCCTACCTCGAGCGGTACGAGGCGGGCCTCGCCGTCGAGCGCGCGGCCACCGAGGCGATCTGA
- a CDS encoding LacI family DNA-binding transcriptional regulator — protein MSDVALAAGVSHQTVSRVLNGHPSVRPETRDRVQAAIASLGYRRNSAARALVTRRSDTLGVVTPASALYGPTSTLVAFEQAAREAGWYVSVATMRRFTAQSMRDAVEHFLDHGVDALVVIAPTREVASAVSGLDVPVPVVLICSALELRETEGVLSVGVDQRLGARLATRHLLARGHTEVLHVAGPQDWFDAQDRLAGWREECAAAGVVVREPIVAGWSADAGYEVGRELAARGRVPESIFAANDQLALGLEHAFWDAGIRVGKDVALVGFDDEVGSAHYLPPLTTVRQDFVRLGALAIEVLRGALGSSEKRGAPRLVPPEIVVRRSSGV, from the coding sequence ATGAGCGACGTGGCGCTGGCCGCGGGGGTCTCGCACCAGACGGTGTCGCGGGTCCTCAACGGGCACCCGAGCGTGCGCCCGGAGACGCGCGACCGCGTGCAGGCCGCGATCGCGAGCCTGGGGTACCGGCGCAACAGCGCCGCACGCGCACTGGTGACGCGCCGGTCGGACACGCTCGGCGTCGTGACGCCCGCGTCCGCGCTGTACGGCCCGACGAGCACGCTGGTCGCGTTCGAGCAGGCCGCGCGCGAGGCGGGCTGGTACGTGTCGGTCGCGACGATGCGCCGGTTCACCGCGCAGTCGATGCGCGACGCCGTCGAGCACTTCCTCGACCACGGCGTGGACGCGCTGGTCGTGATCGCGCCGACGAGGGAGGTCGCGTCGGCCGTCTCGGGCCTCGACGTGCCCGTGCCGGTGGTGCTCATCTGCTCGGCGCTCGAGCTGCGCGAGACGGAGGGCGTGCTGTCGGTCGGGGTCGACCAGCGCCTGGGCGCGCGGCTCGCGACGCGTCACCTGCTCGCGCGCGGGCACACCGAGGTGCTGCACGTGGCGGGCCCGCAGGACTGGTTCGACGCGCAGGACCGCCTGGCCGGGTGGCGCGAGGAGTGCGCGGCTGCGGGCGTGGTCGTCCGGGAGCCGATCGTCGCGGGATGGTCGGCGGACGCGGGCTACGAGGTGGGCCGTGAGCTCGCGGCGCGCGGTCGCGTGCCGGAGTCGATCTTCGCGGCGAACGACCAGCTCGCTCTGGGTCTCGAGCACGCGTTCTGGGACGCGGGGATCCGGGTGGGCAAGGACGTCGCGTTGGTGGGGTTCGACGACGAGGTCGGCTCGGCGCACTACCTGCCGCCGCTGACGACGGTGCGTCAGGACTTCGTCCGGCTCGGGGCGCTCGCGATCGAGGTGCTGCGCGGTGCGCTGGGCAGCAGCGAGAAGCGCGGTGCGCCGCGGCTGGTGCCGCCGGAGATCGTCGTGCGGCGCAGCTCGGGCGTGTAG
- the proC gene encoding pyrroline-5-carboxylate reductase yields MTEQERGASTPVVAVLGGGVMGEALVSALLTGGWPTDRVEVTEQSAARADELAQRHGIRTGATNAEAAARADVVLLAVKPHVVPAVLTEIADHLPARTLVVSVAAGVPIATYEQHLPAGTPVVRVMPNTPAVVGKGASAIAPGAHAGEEHLALVERVLAATGLVVRVGEKDLDAVTAISGSGPAYAFYLIDAMAEAGVLLGLTRDLATRLAVATVEGAGALAAQGEHPAVLRERVSSPGGTTVAAVAQLDAHAVRAGVVAAARAAYDRSRELGRS; encoded by the coding sequence ATGACCGAGCAGGAGCGCGGCGCGAGCACGCCGGTGGTGGCGGTGCTGGGCGGCGGCGTCATGGGCGAGGCGCTGGTGTCCGCGCTGCTCACGGGCGGCTGGCCGACCGACCGGGTCGAGGTCACCGAGCAGTCCGCCGCGCGTGCCGACGAGCTCGCGCAGCGGCACGGCATCCGCACGGGTGCGACGAACGCCGAGGCGGCGGCCCGCGCCGACGTGGTGCTGCTCGCGGTCAAGCCCCACGTCGTCCCCGCGGTGCTCACGGAGATCGCGGACCACCTGCCTGCGCGCACGCTCGTCGTGAGCGTCGCGGCGGGCGTGCCGATCGCGACGTACGAGCAGCACCTGCCCGCGGGTACGCCGGTGGTGCGGGTCATGCCGAACACGCCCGCGGTCGTCGGCAAGGGCGCGAGCGCGATCGCGCCCGGTGCGCACGCGGGCGAGGAGCACCTCGCGCTCGTCGAGCGCGTGCTCGCGGCGACGGGGCTCGTCGTGCGGGTCGGCGAGAAGGACCTCGACGCGGTGACCGCCATCTCCGGCTCGGGCCCGGCGTACGCGTTCTACCTGATCGACGCGATGGCGGAGGCGGGTGTGCTGCTCGGTCTCACGCGCGACCTGGCGACGCGGCTCGCGGTCGCGACGGTCGAGGGTGCGGGTGCGCTCGCGGCGCAGGGCGAGCACCCGGCGGTGCTGCGCGAGCGCGTCTCGTCGCCGGGTGGCACCACGGTCGCGGCGGTCGCGCAGCTCGACGCGCACGCGGTCCGCGCGGGCGTCGTCGCGGCGGCGCGCGCGGCCTACGACCGCTCCCGCGAGCTCGGCCGCTCCTGA
- a CDS encoding HlyD family efflux transporter periplasmic adaptor subunit, which produces MRDARGARRARGRGRVLGVVAGATALCVAGGGVALALTGGDGARYRTAVASLGSVAQKVALTGTVASATRRDAAFSVGGTVADVAVAVGDQVAAGEVLATLDASDLQADVDDAAEVLADAQQQLEEDLESQTSGTASSSATTSGLTTTSSTSTSTSLSTSASASLSTGAVATTALASATTGTTTALVRTAAPSAAASATAPSPAPTSGATLPAEVADALDAVADAQQALLDQYDATSDALTDSGARVSAAQLVCQELLDATAASGAPSSGDGLTVTPGTAAAGAAVRVDVTGVADGETYTLHVAGSQVAEVTAAGSSFSVAVLVPAGATGAQTVTLAGSSSTLGSAALTVTAADDTSVSDALAACQGAVADVLSGQQDVDGAQQALLAAASDLDDAVAALDAAVRASLGSSSPDPTDPTDPTDPTQPGGPTDPTDPGEPPAQPTDPAQPTDPAQPPVQPTDPAVPGQPGGGADDPVPGGAQPGTGGQAGGDPSGGTRVATAADVLADRAAIELAQARLDLAESRLPLATLTAPIGGTVAAVSLSAGASVEASSDTAVVTVVGGDGYVLSTTVTLAQVDLLEVGQHADVTVRTTDTPFTARVTSIGLLNTETSSSTPSYTVVLAVDDAGERLFDGSSAEITVAVADGDEVLTVPTSAVHVEGGTTTVDVLTDGVATPVEVTTGAVGAELTEITDGLSVGDEVVLADLTQQLVTDEGRPSGLTGLGGSSSGSTGQDLPSGFPGGPPGGGFPGGGFPGG; this is translated from the coding sequence ATGCGTGACGCGCGCGGTGCCCGCCGCGCGCGCGGCCGCGGCCGCGTGCTCGGCGTCGTCGCCGGGGCGACCGCGCTGTGCGTCGCGGGCGGTGGCGTCGCCCTCGCGCTGACAGGCGGCGACGGCGCGCGCTACCGCACGGCCGTGGCGTCGCTCGGCTCGGTCGCGCAGAAGGTCGCGCTCACCGGCACGGTCGCGTCCGCGACGCGGCGGGACGCCGCGTTCTCGGTCGGGGGCACCGTGGCGGACGTCGCCGTGGCGGTCGGTGACCAGGTCGCCGCGGGTGAGGTGCTCGCGACCCTCGACGCGTCCGACCTGCAGGCCGACGTCGACGACGCCGCCGAGGTGCTCGCCGACGCGCAGCAGCAGCTCGAGGAGGACCTCGAGTCCCAGACGTCGGGCACCGCATCGAGCAGCGCGACGACGAGCGGGCTCACGACGACCAGCTCGACGAGCACGTCGACGAGCCTCTCGACGAGCGCGTCGGCGAGCCTCTCGACGGGTGCCGTCGCGACGACCGCGCTCGCCTCGGCCACGACGGGCACGACGACCGCGCTCGTGCGCACGGCTGCGCCGTCTGCCGCGGCCTCGGCCACGGCGCCGAGCCCGGCCCCGACGAGCGGCGCCACGCTGCCCGCCGAGGTCGCCGACGCGCTCGACGCGGTCGCCGACGCGCAGCAGGCGCTGCTCGACCAGTACGACGCCACCTCCGACGCGCTGACCGACTCCGGTGCCCGGGTGAGCGCCGCGCAGCTCGTGTGCCAGGAGCTGCTGGACGCGACCGCGGCCTCGGGCGCGCCGTCGTCGGGCGACGGCCTGACGGTCACGCCCGGCACGGCCGCCGCTGGTGCCGCGGTCCGCGTCGACGTCACCGGTGTCGCCGACGGTGAGACGTACACGCTGCACGTCGCGGGCTCGCAGGTGGCCGAGGTGACGGCCGCGGGCTCGTCGTTCTCGGTCGCGGTGCTGGTGCCCGCGGGGGCGACGGGGGCGCAGACGGTGACGCTCGCCGGCTCGTCGTCGACCCTCGGCTCGGCCGCGCTCACGGTCACCGCGGCGGATGACACGTCGGTGTCCGACGCGCTCGCCGCGTGCCAGGGCGCGGTCGCGGACGTGCTGTCGGGTCAGCAGGACGTGGACGGCGCGCAGCAGGCGCTGCTCGCCGCGGCGTCCGACCTCGACGACGCCGTGGCGGCGCTGGACGCGGCGGTGCGAGCGTCGCTCGGCTCGTCGTCCCCGGACCCCACGGACCCCACGGACCCCACGGACCCGACGCAGCCCGGCGGCCCGACCGACCCGACCGACCCCGGTGAGCCCCCGGCGCAGCCGACCGACCCGGCACAGCCCACGGACCCGGCCCAGCCCCCGGTGCAGCCCACCGACCCTGCCGTCCCGGGTCAGCCCGGCGGCGGCGCGGACGACCCCGTCCCCGGCGGCGCGCAGCCGGGCACGGGCGGCCAGGCGGGGGGCGACCCGTCGGGCGGCACGCGCGTCGCGACCGCGGCCGACGTGCTCGCGGACCGTGCGGCGATCGAGCTCGCGCAGGCCCGCCTCGACCTCGCGGAGAGCAGGCTCCCGCTCGCGACGCTCACCGCACCGATCGGCGGCACCGTCGCGGCGGTGTCGCTGAGCGCGGGGGCGAGCGTCGAGGCATCGTCGGACACGGCCGTGGTCACGGTCGTCGGGGGCGACGGCTACGTGCTGAGCACGACGGTCACGCTCGCGCAGGTCGACCTGCTCGAGGTCGGGCAGCACGCCGACGTCACGGTCCGCACCACCGACACCCCGTTCACGGCGCGGGTCACGTCGATCGGCCTGCTCAACACCGAGACGTCGAGCTCGACCCCGTCGTACACGGTCGTCCTGGCGGTCGACGACGCGGGCGAGCGGCTGTTCGACGGCTCGTCGGCCGAGATCACGGTCGCGGTCGCGGACGGCGACGAGGTGCTGACCGTCCCGACGTCCGCGGTGCACGTGGAGGGCGGTACGACGACGGTCGACGTGCTCACCGACGGGGTCGCGACCCCGGTCGAGGTGACGACGGGTGCGGTCGGCGCGGAGCTCACCGAGATCACCGACGGTCTGAGCGTGGGCGACGAGGTCGTCCTCGCCGACCTGACGCAGCAGCTGGTGACGGACGAGGGGAGGCCGTCCGGGCTCACGGGCCTCGGGGGCTCGTCGAGCGGGTCGACCGGGCAGGACCTGCCCAGCGGGTTCCCCGGCGGTCCCCCGGGCGGTGGCTTCCCCGGCGGTGGCTTCCCGGGCGGGTGA
- a CDS encoding ABC transporter permease — MTWVETLRTGWAAIRSHALRSSLTVLGILIGIAAVILTVGLGLGTQKDVSAQISALGSDLLIVTPGSSTSSDGIRGGFGSAATLTRSDADALASPVAAPDVAAVAPEKETSLTLEANDTNWTTTVTGTTESWLDVRARSLAFGEFVTAEDDADAASVIVLGSEVATELFGRTNVVGQVVTVADTDFTVVGVLAEMGSSGDVNLDDVAVVPLSTMSESLVGGWQRRSLSTVYVQAASSDRLSAASQEVTQILLNLHGITSADAADFTVESQDALVSTATAVYRTLTVLLTGIAALSLLVGGIGVMNIMLVSVTERTREIGLRKALGAPPWAIRRQFLVEASVLGLGGGVLGAALGIAAARWLPGLLGTSVVVSGAAVAGSVAIAVGIGLVFGVYPATRAARLAPIDALRAQ, encoded by the coding sequence ATGACCTGGGTGGAGACCCTGCGGACCGGGTGGGCCGCGATCCGCAGCCACGCGTTGCGCTCGTCGCTCACCGTGCTGGGCATCCTCATCGGCATCGCCGCGGTGATCCTCACCGTCGGGCTCGGCCTGGGCACGCAGAAGGACGTGTCGGCGCAGATCAGCGCGCTCGGCTCGGACCTGCTCATCGTCACGCCCGGCTCGAGCACGTCGAGCGACGGGATCCGCGGCGGGTTCGGCTCGGCCGCGACCCTCACGCGCTCCGACGCGGACGCGCTCGCCTCGCCGGTCGCGGCGCCCGACGTGGCGGCCGTGGCGCCGGAGAAGGAGACGAGCCTGACGCTCGAGGCGAACGACACCAACTGGACGACGACCGTCACGGGCACGACCGAGTCGTGGCTGGACGTGCGTGCCCGGTCGCTCGCGTTCGGCGAGTTCGTCACCGCGGAGGACGACGCCGACGCCGCGTCGGTGATCGTCCTCGGCTCCGAGGTCGCGACCGAGCTGTTCGGCCGCACGAACGTCGTCGGGCAGGTCGTCACGGTCGCGGACACGGACTTCACGGTCGTGGGCGTGCTCGCCGAGATGGGCTCGAGCGGCGACGTGAACCTCGACGACGTCGCGGTCGTGCCGCTGTCGACCATGTCGGAGTCGCTCGTCGGCGGGTGGCAGCGCAGGTCGCTGTCGACCGTCTACGTGCAGGCCGCGTCGTCGGACCGGCTGTCGGCCGCCTCGCAGGAGGTCACGCAGATCCTGCTCAACCTGCACGGCATCACGTCCGCCGACGCGGCGGACTTCACGGTCGAGTCGCAGGACGCGCTGGTCTCCACCGCGACCGCGGTCTACCGCACGCTGACGGTCCTGCTCACGGGCATCGCCGCGCTGTCGCTGCTCGTCGGCGGGATCGGCGTCATGAACATCATGCTGGTGTCCGTCACGGAGCGGACGCGCGAGATCGGCCTGCGCAAGGCGCTCGGCGCGCCGCCGTGGGCGATCCGCCGACAGTTCCTCGTCGAGGCGTCCGTCCTCGGGCTCGGCGGTGGCGTGCTGGGTGCGGCGCTCGGGATCGCGGCGGCGCGCTGGCTGCCCGGCTTGCTCGGCACGTCGGTCGTCGTGTCCGGCGCGGCCGTGGCCGGCTCGGTCGCGATCGCGGTCGGCATCGGCCTCGTGTTCGGCGTGTACCCCGCGACCCGTGCCGCGCGCCTCGCCCCCATCGACGCCCTGCGCGCCCAGTGA
- a CDS encoding ABC transporter ATP-binding protein has translation MADLFPTSVPATALLDDDLRPVIELVGARKTYRTGSVEFEALRGVDLTIERGEYVAVVGPSGSGKSTLMNVLGCLDTLTAGSYRLAGDDVEQLDEVELAQVRNQRIGFVFQQFHLLPALSALRNVELPLQYRRVPAGERRARAAEALERVGLGDRLHHRPGELSGGQQQRVAVARALVGDPDLLLADEPTGNLDSASTRDVLALLDELHAQGRTIVLITHEHDVAQRAQRVVRVLDGLTQEAADPTPEARA, from the coding sequence ATGGCTGACCTCTTCCCGACGAGCGTGCCCGCGACCGCCCTGCTCGACGACGACCTCCGCCCCGTCATCGAGCTGGTCGGTGCGCGCAAGACGTACCGCACGGGCTCGGTGGAGTTCGAGGCGCTGCGCGGCGTGGACCTGACGATCGAGCGCGGCGAGTACGTCGCGGTCGTCGGGCCCTCGGGCTCGGGCAAGTCGACGCTCATGAACGTGCTCGGCTGCCTCGACACGCTCACGGCCGGGTCGTACCGGCTCGCGGGTGACGACGTCGAGCAGCTCGACGAGGTCGAGCTCGCGCAGGTCCGCAACCAGCGCATCGGGTTCGTGTTCCAGCAGTTCCACCTGCTGCCGGCGCTCTCGGCGCTGCGCAACGTCGAGCTGCCGCTGCAGTACCGGCGCGTGCCCGCGGGTGAGCGTCGTGCCCGCGCGGCCGAGGCGCTCGAGCGGGTCGGCCTGGGCGACCGCCTGCACCACCGGCCGGGCGAGCTGTCCGGCGGTCAGCAGCAGCGCGTCGCGGTGGCCCGCGCGCTCGTCGGCGACCCCGACCTGCTGCTCGCGGACGAACCGACCGGCAACCTGGACTCCGCCTCCACCCGGGACGTGCTCGCGCTGCTCGACGAGCTGCACGCGCAGGGCCGCACGATCGTGCTCATCACGCACGAGCACGACGTGGCGCAGCGCGCGCAGCGCGTCGTGCGGGTGCTCGACGGGCTCACGCAGGAGGCCGCCGACCCGACGCCGGAGGCGCGCGCATGA
- a CDS encoding efflux RND transporter periplasmic adaptor subunit — protein sequence MSARSRRRWVLRSVAAVAVVAVLVGGAWWLWWREPAAAQDAQEPTTRTVQASLTTLEKTVTGTGTLTPTVNESVSFEVAGTVTAVEVAVGDTVTQGQTLATVDTLTLDADLLQAKATLVEAHARLSNAQDEDDGSEVADAQIDAAQAQVAVAQAAYDEAEEARAGATLTSPAAGVVTSVDLEVGDVVQGSGGTAGGGSTGGMTGGPTSSSSSSSAQFVVVGTDAWQVTTSVDESEVALVEVGDQVEMTSDDLTGSLYGTVAGVGLVSSSSSGIASYPVTIDVTLPEEALHDGVSVDVEIIYERRTGVLTVPSLAVTRADDGTSQVTVPDDDGSTRTVTVETGETSGTLVEVVSGLSEGDSVVVQVTAGGRSGGSEEQGPGFGGRLPEGFELPEGFEPPSGGQMPEGGFPGGFPGQGGQRNG from the coding sequence ATGTCTGCTCGCTCACGGCGCAGGTGGGTCCTGCGCTCGGTGGCCGCCGTGGCCGTGGTGGCCGTGCTCGTGGGGGGCGCGTGGTGGCTGTGGTGGCGCGAGCCCGCCGCGGCCCAGGACGCGCAGGAGCCGACCACGCGAACCGTGCAGGCGAGCCTGACGACGCTCGAGAAGACCGTCACCGGCACCGGCACCCTGACGCCGACCGTCAACGAGAGCGTGTCGTTCGAGGTCGCGGGCACGGTCACGGCGGTCGAGGTCGCGGTCGGCGACACGGTCACGCAGGGGCAGACGCTCGCGACCGTCGACACGCTCACGCTCGACGCGGACCTGCTGCAGGCCAAGGCGACGCTCGTCGAGGCGCACGCCCGGTTGTCGAACGCGCAGGACGAGGACGACGGCTCCGAGGTGGCCGACGCGCAGATCGACGCCGCGCAGGCGCAGGTCGCGGTCGCGCAGGCCGCCTACGACGAGGCCGAGGAGGCGCGCGCGGGTGCGACCCTCACGTCGCCCGCGGCGGGTGTCGTGACGAGCGTCGACCTCGAGGTCGGCGACGTCGTGCAGGGCTCGGGCGGCACGGCCGGCGGCGGAAGCACCGGGGGGATGACGGGCGGGCCGACCTCCTCGTCGTCCTCGTCGTCCGCGCAGTTCGTAGTCGTCGGGACGGACGCGTGGCAGGTGACGACGAGCGTCGACGAGTCGGAAGTCGCGCTCGTCGAGGTCGGCGACCAGGTGGAGATGACGTCCGACGACCTCACGGGCTCGCTCTACGGCACGGTCGCCGGGGTCGGGCTCGTGTCGAGCAGCTCGTCGGGCATCGCGTCGTACCCCGTGACGATCGACGTGACGCTCCCCGAGGAGGCGCTGCACGACGGCGTGAGCGTGGACGTCGAGATCATCTACGAGCGCCGCACCGGAGTGCTCACGGTCCCGTCCCTCGCGGTCACGCGGGCCGACGACGGCACGTCACAGGTCACGGTGCCGGACGACGACGGGTCGACGCGCACGGTCACGGTCGAGACGGGCGAGACGTCCGGCACGCTGGTCGAGGTCGTCTCGGGGCTGAGCGAGGGCGACTCCGTCGTCGTGCAGGTCACGGCCGGCGGGCGCTCGGGCGGCTCCGAGGAGCAGGGCCCGGGCTTCGGCGGCCGGCTGCCGGAGGGCTTCGAGCTGCCGGAGGGCTTCGAGCCGCCGAGCGGCGGACAGATGCCCGAGGGCGGCTTCCCGGGTGGCTTTCCCGGGCAGGGCGGGCAGCGCAATGGCTGA
- a CDS encoding DUF7059 domain-containing protein produces the protein MGSTAVRGTSCGGREGARRRGRGERGGGEAARVGRVGEDGGVDVPVTEPGLVDALRADLEDAGYGVEHVERVLGPVAAAALHREETVPALRTSAAALTGDDAAVAALVRLFVLGTGVPRRLVDAALPRLGADGAEHLGLVVAAGAGDDDEVRALVDLRPYAATDGHGEATWWLASDLGELATGGALRTDHVLGVGGASTTLAQVTVRDERARALDLGTGCGVQALHAARHVRHVTATDISARALAFARFNATLAGVPADRLALREGSMLEPVVGEAFDLVVSNPPFVITPRRADVPAYEYRDGGRAGDDLVRDLVVGVGAVLAPGGVAQLLGNWEVRRGADWHERVGEWLDASGLDGWVVQRELLDPAQYAETWIRDGGTTPERDPAGWATRYGAWLDDFASRDVEAVGFGIVTLRRPADDRARLRRLEEVTGTVRQPLGPAVAAALAAHDWLAARDDEALTRERLVVAADVTEERYLTPGDVDPQVVLLRQGGGFGRTVQVGTAAAGLVGACDGELTVGQVVGALGALLDVGADAVAADVLPTVRGLVADGLLLPA, from the coding sequence ATGGGCAGCACGGCGGTGCGCGGGACCTCGTGCGGGGGACGGGAAGGGGCGCGGAGGCGGGGTCGGGGTGAGCGGGGCGGGGGTGAGGCGGCTCGGGTGGGGCGGGTCGGGGAGGATGGGGGTGTGGACGTTCCTGTGACCGAGCCTGGGCTCGTCGATGCGCTGAGGGCCGATCTCGAGGACGCCGGGTACGGCGTGGAGCACGTCGAGCGGGTGCTCGGGCCCGTCGCGGCGGCCGCGCTGCACCGCGAGGAGACCGTGCCCGCGCTGCGCACGTCGGCGGCCGCGCTGACCGGCGACGACGCGGCGGTCGCGGCGCTCGTTCGGCTGTTCGTCCTCGGCACCGGGGTGCCGCGCCGGCTCGTCGACGCCGCGCTCCCCCGCCTCGGCGCCGACGGCGCCGAACACCTCGGGCTCGTCGTCGCGGCGGGGGCGGGCGACGACGACGAGGTGCGCGCGCTCGTCGACCTGCGCCCCTACGCGGCGACGGACGGCCACGGCGAGGCCACGTGGTGGCTCGCATCGGACCTCGGTGAGCTCGCGACCGGTGGCGCCCTGCGCACCGACCACGTGCTCGGCGTCGGCGGCGCGTCGACGACGCTCGCGCAGGTCACCGTGCGCGACGAGCGGGCGCGCGCGCTCGACCTCGGCACGGGCTGCGGGGTGCAGGCGCTGCACGCCGCGCGGCACGTCCGGCACGTCACCGCGACCGACATCAGCGCCCGCGCGCTCGCGTTCGCGCGGTTCAACGCGACGCTCGCGGGCGTCCCCGCGGACCGGCTGGCGCTGCGCGAGGGGTCGATGCTCGAGCCCGTCGTCGGCGAGGCGTTCGACCTCGTCGTGAGCAACCCTCCGTTCGTCATCACGCCCCGCCGCGCGGACGTCCCCGCGTACGAGTACCGCGACGGGGGCCGCGCGGGGGACGACCTGGTGCGCGACCTCGTCGTCGGCGTGGGCGCCGTGCTCGCACCCGGCGGCGTCGCCCAGCTCCTCGGGAACTGGGAGGTGCGGCGCGGCGCGGACTGGCACGAGCGCGTCGGTGAGTGGCTCGACGCGTCGGGCCTCGACGGCTGGGTGGTGCAGCGCGAGCTGCTCGACCCCGCGCAGTACGCCGAGACGTGGATCCGCGACGGCGGCACGACGCCCGAGCGCGACCCCGCGGGTTGGGCCACGCGGTACGGCGCGTGGCTCGACGACTTCGCGAGCCGCGACGTCGAGGCCGTGGGCTTCGGGATCGTCACGCTGCGCAGGCCCGCCGACGACCGCGCGCGGCTGCGCCGGCTCGAGGAGGTCACCGGCACGGTCCGTCAGCCGCTCGGTCCCGCGGTCGCGGCCGCGCTCGCCGCGCACGACTGGCTCGCGGCGCGCGACGACGAGGCGCTGACGCGCGAGCGGCTCGTCGTCGCCGCGGACGTGACCGAGGAGCGCTACCTCACGCCCGGCGACGTGGACCCGCAGGTCGTGCTGCTGCGCCAGGGCGGTGGGTTCGGGCGGACCGTGCAGGTCGGGACCGCCGCCGCGGGGCTCGTCGGCGCGTGCGACGGCGAGCTGACCGTGGGGCAGGTCGTCGGTGCGCTCGGTGCGCTGCTCGACGTGGGTGCGGACGCGGTCGCGGCGGACGTCCTGCCGACGGTCCGCGGCCTCGTCGCCGACGGCCTCCTCCTCCCCGCCTGA